In Rouxiella sp. WC2420, the following proteins share a genomic window:
- a CDS encoding efflux RND transporter permease subunit: protein MNPSRLFIQRPVATILLMVAVLLSGIFAYNMLSTSALPQVDYPTIQVTTLYPGASPDVMASGVTAPLERQLGQMSGLSQMYSTSSTGSSIITLKFSLDLSLDVAEQEVQAAINAANSLLPSDLPNPPTYKKVNPADSAVITLAVTSDSLPLTKVQDLVNTRVALKLSQISGVGLVTLAGGHQPAVRVQVNPRALAAHNLTLQDINTLIGNSNVNGSKGGFDGKHHSITIDANDQLRTADEYGNLIVTYSNGAALRLKDIATLSEAPENEYLSAWANNKPAIIINVQRQPGANVISVVDDIKTQLPKLQASLPDSIKVTILSDRTQTIRASISDVQFELLLSIALVVMVTFLFLRNIAATLIPSVAVPLSLVGTFGVMYLCGFSLNNLSLMALTIATGFVIDDAIVVVENISRRLEDGESPMEAALKGSQQIGFTIISLTFSLIAVLIPLLFMGDVVGRLFREFAITLAVSIVVSMLVSLTLTPMLCAYLLRHIPEEKQSKFYRKGGQVFDKLIAGYDRMLTVVLNHQRLTLLVALATLVFTGLLYVIVPKGFFPSQDTGMIQGITMASQDVSFSEMGRRQQALAAAILKDKDVESVASTIGVDGNNTSLNSGRLQINLKAINLRDDRAPAVIARLKQETSSVPGIELYMQASQDLTVDDQVTPSQYQFTLDDTDSANLVSWTPKLLDKLSHEPEFNSVVSNLQDQGQVAYVELNRDAASRYGITASDVDTALYNAFGQRLVSTIFTQSNQYRVVLEVAPQYQQSPASFDDIYLATSNSNNSSSTSTSSSTSSNSTNLNSSSSSSTSSTTGSSSSTSTDSNSSSSTSNSSTTGMIKLTSIATIHMRTGALLQARLNQLPAVTVSFNLNDGYSIEQAQQAIKKTTQEIALPDSITLRYQGSAASFESATGNTLWLILAALLTMYVVLGILYESFIHPVTILSTLPSAAVGALLSLLFSGTEFSLIALIGVILLIGIVKKNAIMMIDFALEAEQKHHMSPRDAIHQACLLRFRPILMTTMAALIGALPLMLASGSGAELRQPLGLVIVGGLIFSQVLTLFSTPVIYLMFDRLATRWRPARRKVQEQE from the coding sequence ATGAATCCATCACGCCTCTTTATCCAAAGGCCGGTAGCCACCATCTTGTTGATGGTGGCGGTGCTGCTGTCGGGCATTTTTGCCTACAACATGCTGTCCACCTCGGCGCTGCCGCAGGTAGATTATCCGACTATTCAGGTGACCACGCTTTATCCAGGTGCAAGCCCGGATGTGATGGCCTCCGGCGTTACGGCTCCCCTTGAGCGCCAGCTTGGGCAGATGTCTGGTCTGAGCCAGATGTATTCCACCAGCTCCACCGGTTCATCGATTATTACACTGAAGTTTTCTCTCGACTTGTCGCTGGACGTAGCCGAGCAGGAAGTTCAGGCGGCCATTAACGCCGCCAACAGCCTTCTACCCAGCGATTTGCCCAATCCGCCGACCTATAAAAAAGTTAACCCGGCCGACAGCGCGGTAATTACGCTGGCAGTGACCTCTGACTCGTTGCCGCTGACTAAAGTACAGGATCTGGTGAACACCCGCGTGGCGCTCAAGCTGTCGCAGATCTCGGGCGTAGGCTTGGTGACGCTGGCCGGTGGGCATCAGCCTGCGGTACGTGTTCAAGTGAATCCACGCGCTCTTGCTGCACACAACCTGACGCTGCAAGACATTAATACGCTTATCGGCAACAGCAACGTCAACGGCTCCAAGGGTGGTTTCGACGGCAAACACCATTCCATTACTATTGATGCCAACGATCAGCTGCGTACCGCCGACGAGTACGGCAATCTGATTGTGACCTACAGCAACGGTGCCGCGTTGCGCCTGAAAGATATCGCTACTCTGAGCGAAGCACCGGAGAACGAATATCTTTCTGCCTGGGCCAACAATAAACCGGCAATCATTATCAACGTGCAGCGCCAGCCCGGTGCCAACGTGATTTCCGTGGTTGACGACATCAAGACTCAGTTGCCAAAACTGCAGGCCTCGCTGCCGGATTCAATCAAGGTCACCATTCTTTCTGACCGTACCCAAACCATCCGCGCCTCAATCAGCGACGTTCAGTTCGAGCTGCTGCTGTCGATTGCGCTGGTAGTGATGGTGACCTTCCTGTTCCTGCGCAACATTGCTGCGACGCTTATTCCAAGCGTGGCGGTGCCGCTGTCGCTGGTGGGCACTTTTGGCGTCATGTACCTGTGCGGTTTCAGTCTGAATAACCTGTCACTGATGGCGCTGACTATCGCCACCGGTTTTGTCATTGATGACGCCATCGTCGTGGTCGAGAACATCTCTCGCCGCCTCGAGGACGGAGAAAGTCCGATGGAGGCGGCGCTGAAAGGCTCGCAGCAAATCGGTTTCACTATCATTTCACTGACTTTCTCGCTGATTGCCGTGCTGATCCCGCTGCTGTTTATGGGTGACGTGGTGGGTCGTCTGTTCCGTGAGTTTGCGATTACGCTGGCGGTGTCGATCGTCGTGTCGATGCTGGTCTCGCTGACTCTGACGCCCATGCTTTGTGCCTATCTTTTGCGGCATATTCCCGAAGAGAAACAGAGCAAGTTTTATCGCAAGGGCGGTCAGGTGTTTGACAAACTGATCGCTGGTTATGACCGCATGTTGACGGTGGTACTTAACCATCAGCGTTTGACACTGCTGGTGGCGCTGGCAACGCTGGTATTTACCGGGCTGCTGTACGTGATTGTGCCGAAAGGTTTTTTCCCATCGCAGGACACCGGCATGATCCAAGGTATTACCATGGCCTCGCAGGACGTGTCCTTCAGTGAGATGGGTCGCCGTCAGCAGGCGCTGGCCGCGGCAATTCTCAAGGATAAAGACGTTGAAAGTGTGGCCTCGACCATTGGTGTCGACGGCAATAACACCAGCCTCAACAGCGGGCGTTTGCAGATAAACCTCAAAGCCATCAATTTGCGTGACGATCGCGCCCCGGCGGTAATTGCCCGTCTGAAGCAGGAAACGTCTTCTGTGCCGGGTATTGAGTTATATATGCAGGCCTCGCAGGATTTGACCGTTGATGATCAGGTCACTCCGAGCCAGTATCAATTTACGCTTGATGACACCGATAGCGCCAATCTGGTTTCATGGACGCCTAAGCTGCTCGACAAACTTAGTCATGAGCCGGAGTTCAATAGCGTAGTCAGCAACCTGCAAGATCAGGGGCAAGTGGCCTATGTTGAACTCAACCGTGATGCTGCATCGCGCTATGGGATTACCGCTTCTGATGTCGATACTGCGCTGTATAACGCCTTTGGCCAGCGTCTGGTTTCAACTATCTTTACTCAGTCCAACCAGTATCGCGTGGTGCTTGAAGTTGCGCCGCAGTATCAGCAATCGCCGGCCTCTTTCGATGATATCTATCTGGCGACCAGCAACAGCAATAACTCAAGCAGTACCAGCACCAGCAGTTCGACCAGCAGTAATTCGACGAACTTAAATTCCAGTTCCAGCAGCAGTACCAGTTCAACGACTGGCAGCAGTAGCTCGACAAGTACCGACAGCAATAGCTCATCGTCTACGTCCAACAGTTCGACGACCGGAATGATCAAGCTGACGTCTATTGCTACTATTCACATGCGCACTGGCGCGCTGTTGCAGGCGCGTCTGAATCAGCTGCCAGCAGTCACGGTTTCATTTAACCTCAATGATGGCTACTCAATTGAACAGGCGCAGCAGGCGATTAAGAAAACCACTCAGGAGATAGCTCTGCCAGACAGTATTACTCTGCGATATCAGGGTTCTGCGGCCTCGTTTGAGAGCGCCACCGGCAATACGCTGTGGTTGATTCTGGCGGCTTTACTGACAATGTATGTGGTTCTGGGCATCCTTTACGAGAGCTTTATCCATCCGGTGACTATTCTGTCTACGCTGCCGTCAGCCGCGGTGGGTGCGCTGCTTTCTCTGCTGTTCAGCGGCACAGAGTTCAGTTTGATTGCGCTAATCGGGGTGATACTGCTGATTGGTATCGTCAAGAAGAATGCGATCATGATGATCGACTTTGCGCTGGAGGCGGAGCAGAAGCACCATATGTCGCCGCGAGATGCCATTCATCAGGCCTGTCTGCTGCGATTCCGCCCCATCCTGATGACAACTATGGCTGCATTGATCGGCGCACTGCCGTTGATGCTGGCCAGCGGCAGTGGTGCAGAACTGCGCCAGCCGCTGGGCTTGGTCATCGTCGGCGGCCTTATCTTTAGTCAGGTTCTGACGCTGTTCTCGACGCCGGTCATCTATTTGATGTTTGACCGACTGGCCACCCGCTGGCGTCCGGCTCGCCGTAAAGTACAGGAACAGGAATGA
- a CDS encoding MdtA/MuxA family multidrug efflux RND transporter periplasmic adaptor subunit produces MLPTASPRSKSRKTLWFIIAVIVLAVLAWFFFFHKSASTSGGAPGGNDHRQHGMRGGMRGMAGAGGPTPVQAGVAEQANVPVYLRALGTVIPNASVTVTSRVDGQLMKVFFTEGQKVEAGQLLAQIDPRSYQATLEQYQGDLAQNQALEKSAQLTLARYRKLYAQDSLARQDLESQIATAGQYSGAVKADQAQIDAARLNLIYARITAPISGHVGLRLVDPGNIVSSGSTTGIVTITQTQPIAVTFSVPQSNLQTILKALRGGQTLPTTAFDQDGDKVLAQGKLQFMSNEIDTSTGSVKLKAVFDNNDDALYPNQFVNARLQVGTLENTTVIPSAALQLSSDGDFVYVIKTDGSVTRTAVKAGPNYGDDQIAVLSGVKPGDRVVTTGIDRLNDGTKVQVVTAASAAASATGTAQPDKTGVDKATTGKDSGTK; encoded by the coding sequence ATGCTGCCAACTGCCTCACCTCGTTCCAAAAGCCGCAAAACTTTGTGGTTTATCATTGCTGTGATCGTATTGGCGGTCTTGGCCTGGTTTTTCTTTTTTCATAAGAGTGCAAGCACATCCGGTGGTGCGCCGGGTGGTAACGATCATCGCCAGCACGGGATGCGCGGTGGCATGCGCGGTATGGCAGGAGCGGGGGGGCCAACGCCGGTGCAGGCTGGAGTTGCAGAACAGGCTAACGTGCCAGTGTATCTGCGCGCTTTGGGTACGGTAATCCCTAATGCTTCGGTGACGGTGACCAGCCGCGTCGATGGCCAGTTAATGAAGGTATTTTTCACCGAAGGGCAGAAAGTTGAAGCCGGGCAGTTGCTGGCACAGATTGATCCGCGCAGCTATCAGGCTACGCTGGAACAGTATCAGGGTGATTTGGCGCAGAATCAGGCACTTGAGAAAAGCGCCCAGCTGACTTTGGCTCGTTATCGTAAACTTTATGCTCAGGACTCTCTGGCGCGTCAGGATCTGGAAAGCCAGATTGCCACAGCTGGTCAGTACAGTGGCGCAGTCAAAGCCGATCAGGCTCAAATTGATGCTGCCAGGCTAAATCTAATTTATGCCCGTATTACCGCGCCAATCAGCGGCCATGTTGGCCTGCGCCTGGTGGATCCGGGCAATATTGTCAGCAGCGGTTCAACTACTGGCATAGTCACTATTACCCAGACTCAACCGATCGCTGTGACCTTTAGCGTGCCGCAAAGCAACCTGCAAACCATCCTTAAAGCTTTGCGTGGCGGGCAAACTCTGCCTACGACGGCATTTGATCAGGACGGCGACAAGGTTCTGGCGCAAGGCAAGCTACAGTTTATGAGCAATGAAATCGACACCAGTACCGGCAGCGTCAAGCTTAAAGCGGTGTTCGACAACAACGATGATGCGCTGTATCCGAATCAGTTTGTCAATGCGCGCTTGCAGGTTGGAACGCTCGAAAACACTACCGTTATTCCATCTGCTGCCTTACAGCTAAGCTCCGACGGCGACTTTGTTTATGTCATCAAGACCGATGGCAGCGTGACCCGTACCGCTGTCAAAGCGGGTCCAAACTATGGCGACGATCAGATTGCCGTGTTGTCTGGCGTCAAGCCGGGCGATCGGGTGGTTACTACCGGTATCGACAGACTGAACGACGGCACCAAAGTTCAAGTCGTGACTGCAGCGAGTGCAGCAGCCTCGGCGACAGGCACCGCACAGCCCGATAAAACCGGCGTAGATAAAGCCACCACCGGCAAAGACAGCGGGACTAAATGA